The following proteins are co-located in the Vigna angularis cultivar LongXiaoDou No.4 chromosome 2, ASM1680809v1, whole genome shotgun sequence genome:
- the LOC108329158 gene encoding uncharacterized protein LOC108329158 isoform X1, with amino-acid sequence MPPSPALRFSPGREPRADGHKRGRSLESGLLIREKDEDLTLFNEMQSREKESFLLQLTDDLEDSFSTKLKHISDVNLAISIPGRGESSELLNDGDKNDYDWLLTPPDTPLFPSLDDEPSQTSFGSRGRPQSKPISISRSSTMDKSHRSSRGSASPNRLSPSPRSGANTLQSRGRPSSVPNSSPSPSVRYATPSRRPSPPPSKPITPASKHSTYTPRRISTGSSGSVVSSGVRGTSPVKTNRGNSASPKIRAWQTNIPGFSSEVPPNLRTSLADRPASYVRGSSPASRNGRDSASKFNRQSMSPTASRSSSSFYSHDRDQLSTRSKGSIASSGDDDLDSLQSITVGSVDRLSSRRGASFSTNKNPTISKKSARIVSPSSAPKRSFDSVIRQMDRKTPQNMFRPLLYSVPSTTFYAGKANSAHRSLVSRNSSVTTSSNASSDQGTNFALDTEGSEHNQDDMASEADKILYPEMHEVFVFDKIDALNAKIEQEIKRESVHVLQNENTDPKNVLVPIEFADSISHIHIDTRVNESSEISRVRGGISDTDSFENSAGCSYCGCRYEVTNHAEKNIGLCPECSRKTSLLRVIFPETPLAVSEDPPLIAANIPKEEKSLSEANQLELPEETNVGNLRFPYSEQDAEESQTSCSELKQDHSQNNSLPNSLGEGGRQTCGNQLEINQSGVDYNKPNYEFGDKHHSSDRPNLNVGPTEGTGISLLLKRTNSNKGPVVQSRSFTATTLSYDDLSLARDSVSSFRSTTRPGSYSASSSIDLGSTRQTEFRVQRQLSARKLDVDYGYDLRIKPLSTASSFSGTSNHSRHELGLATQETGSTEYGFVEEVSQLFQEMPAFGNTMSEIIDASSIDLVAEEDEVECDDSTRLNNACSSELSSQATVVQSDDNPVTSIPNHGDCVPHENVDDRPNNAKGDSDTETSAKTPELSSQEKHEVQNSDVNELDALVTTNCPPITEAEIEGENCCYNMVDMVNDDLSKRALDDFREPSAQNPSSDSCPASVSEVNVSESHGFEGSTVTVECQGAGNTRSLTLEEATDTILFCSSIVQDLAYQAATLAMEKECSDPFEGSEPTVTFLGKFNSDRNSRSRPVSKRTSKSQKTKTKQRRVETDVKTPSGKAENDENIGESFTHNVGLSNKVDSMKPPKLESRCNCIIM; translated from the exons ATGCCACCTTCTCCAGCATTGAGATTCTCTCCTGGGAGAGAGCCAAGAGCAGACGGCCACAAGCGTGGGCGCAGTCTTGAGAGTGGATTGCTCATCCGGGAGAAGGATGAGGATCTTACTTTGTTCAATGAAATGCAATCCAGAGAGAAGGAGAGCTTTTTGCTTCAGCTGACAGATGATTTGGAGGACTCATTCT CTACAAAGTTGAAACATATTTCTGATGTCAATCTTGCAATCTCCATTCCTGGTCGAGGAGAGAGCAGCGAGTTGCTTAATGATGGTGACAAGAATGATTACGACTG GTTATTAACGCCCCCAGACACACCACTGTTTCCTTCGTTAGATGATGAGCCATCACAGACTAGTTTTGGAAGCAGAGGAAGGCCTCAGAGTAAACCGATTTCCATATCAAGATCTTCTACG ATGGATAAAAGTCACAGAAGCAGTAGGGGCAGTGCAAGTCCAAATCGCTTAAGTCCATCCCCTCGATCAGGAGCTAACACATTGCAATCAAGGGGAAGACCTTCATCAGTGCCAAATTCCAGTCCATCCCCAAGTGTGCGATATGCCACTCCATCGAGAAGACCATCTCCACCTCCAAGTAAGCCCATAACACCTGCTTCCAAGCATTCCACTTATACTCCCCGTAGGATAAGCACTGGCTCCAGTGGTTCTGTTGTCTCATCAGGAGTTAGGGGAACTTCTCCAGTGAAGACAAATCGTGGAAACTCTGCATCACCAAAGATAAGGGCTTGGCAAACCAATATTCCTGGCTTCTCTTCTGAAGTTCCTCCCAATCTTCGTACTTCATTGGCTGATCGACCAGCATCATATGTGAGGGGTTCATCTCCAGCATCCAGAAATGGTAGGGACTCTGCCTCCAAATTCAATAGGCAATCAATGTCTCCAACTGCTTCTAGGAGTAGTAGCTCTTTTTACAGTCATGATAGAGACCAATTGAGCACACGCAGCAAAGGTTCCATTGCATCATCTGGTGACGACGATCTAGACTCTCTGCAATCGATCACAGTGGGTAGTGTAGACAGATTAAGTTCAAGAAGAGGTGCTTCATTTTCAACCAACAAAAATCCTACCATCTCCAAGAAATCAGCCAGGATTGTGTCCCCAAGTTCAGCTCCTAAAAGATCTTTCGATTCAGTTATCAGGCAAATG GATAGAAAAACTCCTCAGAACATGTTCAGGCCACTTCTATACAGTGTTCCAAGTACAACCTTTTATGCTGGAAAAGCAAATTCCGCACATCGTTCCCTTGTATCTAGGAATTCATCTGTTACAACAAGCAGCAATGCAAGTTCTGATCAAGGTACAAACTTTGCACTAGACACTGAAGGAAGTGAACATAATCAAGATGATATGGCAAGTGAAGCTGATAAGATACTATATCCTGAAATGCATGAAGTGTTTGTCTTTGATAAGATTGATGCATTAAATGCAAAGATTGAGCAAGAGATTAAAAGGGAATCAGTACATGTTCTGCAAAATGAAAACACAGACCCAAAGAATGTTTTAGTTCCAATTGAATTTGCGGATTCTATATCCCACATTCACATTGACACTAGAGTTAATGAAAGTTCAGAAATTTCACGGGTTAGAGGTGGCATTTCTGATACTGATAGTTTTGAAAATTCTGCTGGCTGTTCTTATTGTGGTTGTCGTTATGAGGTCACTAATCATGCTGAGAAGAATATTGGGTTGTGTCCAGAATGCAGTAGGAAAACCTCATTGTTGCGAGTCATCTTCCCTGAGACACCTTTGGCAGTATCTGAAGACCCTCCATTGATTGCAGCCAACATTcctaaagaagaaaaatcattatCTGAAGCAAACCAATTGGAACTGCCTGAAGAGACTAACGTGGGTAACTTAAGGTTTCCCTACAGTGAGCAGGATGCTGAGGAAAGTCAAACTTCTTGCAGTGAACTAAAGCAGGATCACTCACAAAACAATTCTCTTCCAAATTCTTTGGGGGAGGGAGGCAGACAGACATGTGGCAACCAGCTAGAGATTAACCAATCAGGAGTTGATTACAATAAGCCTAATTATGAATTTGGGGATAAGCATCACTCAAGTGATCGCCCTAATTTGAATGTGGGCCCCACAGAAGGCACTGGTATTTCTCTATTGCTGAAAAGGACTAACAGCAATAAAGGGCCTGTAGTTCAGAGCAGGAGTTTTACTGCCACAACCTTATCTTACGACGATCTGTCTCTTGCTAGAGACAGTGTAAGCAGTTTTAGAAGCACAACAAGACCTGGTAGTTATTCTGCCTCATCATCAATTGATCTTGGCTCAACTAGGCAAACGGAGTTTCGTGTGCAAAGGCAGTTGAGTGCCAGGAAACTGGATGTGGACTATGGATATGACTTGAGGATCAAGCCTCTAAGCACTGCTTCATCCTTTTCTGGAACTTCAAACCATTCTCGCCATGAGTTAGGTCTTGCAACTCAAGAGACAGGCAGTACAGAATATGGCTTTGTAGAGGAGGTATCTCAACTTTTTCAAGAAATGCCAGCTTTCGGAAACACGATGTCAGAGATAATTGATGCTTCTTCCATTGATTTAGTTGCTGAGGAAGATGAAGTTGAATGTGATGACAGCACTAGATTGAATAATGCTTGCAGCTCAGAATTATCAAGTCAGGCTACTGTTGTCCAGTCTGATGACAATCCAGTCACATCAATTCCAAATCATGGGGATTGTGTGCCACACGAAAATGTTGATGATCGTCCAAATAATGCCAAGGGTGACTCAGACACAGAAACATCAGCTAAGACTCCAGAATTATCCAGTCAAGAGAAACATGAGGTGCAGAATTCTGATGTTAATGAATTGGACGCTTTGGTCACAACCAACTGTCCCCCTATTACCGAAGCAGAAATAGAAGGAGAAAACTGTTGTTACAATATGGTTGACATGGTTAATGATGACCTGTCAAAGAGGGCCCTTGATGACTTTAGGGAACCTTCAGCTCAAAATCCTTCCAGTGATTCTTGTCCCGCTTCTGTTTCAGAGGTCAATGTCTCCGAGTCCCATGGCTTTG AGGGATCAACAGTTACAGTGGAGTGTCAAGGTGCAGGCAATACTAGGAGCTTGACACTTGAAGAGGCAACAGACACAATCCTTTTTTGCAGTTCCATTGTGCAGGATCTTGCATATCAGGCTGCAACACTAGCAATGGAAAAGGAATGTTCCGACCCATTTGAGGGTTCTGAACCGACTGTGACCTTTTTGGGAAAATTCAATTCTGATAGGAATAGTCGCAGCCGCCCTGTCAGCAAGCGCACTTCAAAATCCCAGAAGACCAAGACCAAGCAGAGGAGGGTGGAAACTGATGTCAAAACCCCTTCTGGCAAGGCTGAGAATGATGAAAATATTGGCGAGTCTTTCACACACAATGTTGGACTTTCTAACAAAGTAGATAGTATGAAGCCCCCAAAGCTGGAATCAAGGTGCAATTGCATCATAATGTGA
- the LOC108329158 gene encoding uncharacterized protein LOC108329158 isoform X3 — protein sequence MPPSPALRFSPGREPRADGHKRGRSLESGLLIREKDEDLTLFNEMQSREKESFLLQLTDDLEDSFSTKLKHISDVNLAISIPGRGESSELLNDGDKNDYDWLLTPPDTPLFPSLDDEPSQTSFGSRGRPQSKPISISRSSTMDKSHRSSRGSASPNRLSPSPRSGANTLQSRGRPSSVPNSSPSPSVRYATPSRRPSPPPSKPITPASKHSTYTPRRISTGSSGSVVSSGVRGTSPVKTNRGNSASPKIRAWQTNIPGFSSEVPPNLRTSLADRPASYVRGSSPASRNGRDSASKFNRQSMSPTASRSSSSFYSHDRDQLSTRSKGSIASSGDDDLDSLQSITVGSVDRLSSRRGASFSTNKNPTISKKSARIVSPSSAPKRSFDSVIRQMDRKTPQNMFRPLLYSVPSTTFYAGKANSAHRSLVSRNSSVTTSSNASSDQGTNFALDTEGSEHNQDDMASEADKILYPEMHEVFVFDKIDALNAKIEQEIKRESVHVLQNENTDPKNVLVPIEFADSISHIHIDTRVNESSEISRVRGGISDTDSFENSAGCSYCGCRYEVTNHAEKNIGLCPECSRKTSLLRVIFPETPLAVSEDPPLIAANIPKEEKSLSEANQLELPEETNVGNLRFPYSEQDAEESQTSCSELKQDHSQNNSLPNSLGEGGRQTCGNQLEINQSGVDYNKPNYEFGDKHHSSDRPNLNVGPTEGTGISLLLKRTNSNKGPVVQSRSFTATTLSYDDLSLARDSVSSFRSTTRPGSYSASSSIDLGSTRQTEFRVQRQLSARKLDVDYGYDLRIKPLSTASSFSGTSNHSRHELGLATQETGSTEYGFVEEVSQLFQEMPAFGNTMSEIIDASSIDLVAEEDEVECDDSTRLNNACSSELSSQATVVQSDDNPVTSIPNHGDCVPHENVDDRPNNAKGDSDTETSAKTPELSSQEKHEVQNSDVNELDALVTTNCPPITEAEIEGENCCYNMVDMVNDDLSKRALDDFREPSAQNPSSDSCPASVSEVNVSESHGFGSLLA from the exons ATGCCACCTTCTCCAGCATTGAGATTCTCTCCTGGGAGAGAGCCAAGAGCAGACGGCCACAAGCGTGGGCGCAGTCTTGAGAGTGGATTGCTCATCCGGGAGAAGGATGAGGATCTTACTTTGTTCAATGAAATGCAATCCAGAGAGAAGGAGAGCTTTTTGCTTCAGCTGACAGATGATTTGGAGGACTCATTCT CTACAAAGTTGAAACATATTTCTGATGTCAATCTTGCAATCTCCATTCCTGGTCGAGGAGAGAGCAGCGAGTTGCTTAATGATGGTGACAAGAATGATTACGACTG GTTATTAACGCCCCCAGACACACCACTGTTTCCTTCGTTAGATGATGAGCCATCACAGACTAGTTTTGGAAGCAGAGGAAGGCCTCAGAGTAAACCGATTTCCATATCAAGATCTTCTACG ATGGATAAAAGTCACAGAAGCAGTAGGGGCAGTGCAAGTCCAAATCGCTTAAGTCCATCCCCTCGATCAGGAGCTAACACATTGCAATCAAGGGGAAGACCTTCATCAGTGCCAAATTCCAGTCCATCCCCAAGTGTGCGATATGCCACTCCATCGAGAAGACCATCTCCACCTCCAAGTAAGCCCATAACACCTGCTTCCAAGCATTCCACTTATACTCCCCGTAGGATAAGCACTGGCTCCAGTGGTTCTGTTGTCTCATCAGGAGTTAGGGGAACTTCTCCAGTGAAGACAAATCGTGGAAACTCTGCATCACCAAAGATAAGGGCTTGGCAAACCAATATTCCTGGCTTCTCTTCTGAAGTTCCTCCCAATCTTCGTACTTCATTGGCTGATCGACCAGCATCATATGTGAGGGGTTCATCTCCAGCATCCAGAAATGGTAGGGACTCTGCCTCCAAATTCAATAGGCAATCAATGTCTCCAACTGCTTCTAGGAGTAGTAGCTCTTTTTACAGTCATGATAGAGACCAATTGAGCACACGCAGCAAAGGTTCCATTGCATCATCTGGTGACGACGATCTAGACTCTCTGCAATCGATCACAGTGGGTAGTGTAGACAGATTAAGTTCAAGAAGAGGTGCTTCATTTTCAACCAACAAAAATCCTACCATCTCCAAGAAATCAGCCAGGATTGTGTCCCCAAGTTCAGCTCCTAAAAGATCTTTCGATTCAGTTATCAGGCAAATG GATAGAAAAACTCCTCAGAACATGTTCAGGCCACTTCTATACAGTGTTCCAAGTACAACCTTTTATGCTGGAAAAGCAAATTCCGCACATCGTTCCCTTGTATCTAGGAATTCATCTGTTACAACAAGCAGCAATGCAAGTTCTGATCAAGGTACAAACTTTGCACTAGACACTGAAGGAAGTGAACATAATCAAGATGATATGGCAAGTGAAGCTGATAAGATACTATATCCTGAAATGCATGAAGTGTTTGTCTTTGATAAGATTGATGCATTAAATGCAAAGATTGAGCAAGAGATTAAAAGGGAATCAGTACATGTTCTGCAAAATGAAAACACAGACCCAAAGAATGTTTTAGTTCCAATTGAATTTGCGGATTCTATATCCCACATTCACATTGACACTAGAGTTAATGAAAGTTCAGAAATTTCACGGGTTAGAGGTGGCATTTCTGATACTGATAGTTTTGAAAATTCTGCTGGCTGTTCTTATTGTGGTTGTCGTTATGAGGTCACTAATCATGCTGAGAAGAATATTGGGTTGTGTCCAGAATGCAGTAGGAAAACCTCATTGTTGCGAGTCATCTTCCCTGAGACACCTTTGGCAGTATCTGAAGACCCTCCATTGATTGCAGCCAACATTcctaaagaagaaaaatcattatCTGAAGCAAACCAATTGGAACTGCCTGAAGAGACTAACGTGGGTAACTTAAGGTTTCCCTACAGTGAGCAGGATGCTGAGGAAAGTCAAACTTCTTGCAGTGAACTAAAGCAGGATCACTCACAAAACAATTCTCTTCCAAATTCTTTGGGGGAGGGAGGCAGACAGACATGTGGCAACCAGCTAGAGATTAACCAATCAGGAGTTGATTACAATAAGCCTAATTATGAATTTGGGGATAAGCATCACTCAAGTGATCGCCCTAATTTGAATGTGGGCCCCACAGAAGGCACTGGTATTTCTCTATTGCTGAAAAGGACTAACAGCAATAAAGGGCCTGTAGTTCAGAGCAGGAGTTTTACTGCCACAACCTTATCTTACGACGATCTGTCTCTTGCTAGAGACAGTGTAAGCAGTTTTAGAAGCACAACAAGACCTGGTAGTTATTCTGCCTCATCATCAATTGATCTTGGCTCAACTAGGCAAACGGAGTTTCGTGTGCAAAGGCAGTTGAGTGCCAGGAAACTGGATGTGGACTATGGATATGACTTGAGGATCAAGCCTCTAAGCACTGCTTCATCCTTTTCTGGAACTTCAAACCATTCTCGCCATGAGTTAGGTCTTGCAACTCAAGAGACAGGCAGTACAGAATATGGCTTTGTAGAGGAGGTATCTCAACTTTTTCAAGAAATGCCAGCTTTCGGAAACACGATGTCAGAGATAATTGATGCTTCTTCCATTGATTTAGTTGCTGAGGAAGATGAAGTTGAATGTGATGACAGCACTAGATTGAATAATGCTTGCAGCTCAGAATTATCAAGTCAGGCTACTGTTGTCCAGTCTGATGACAATCCAGTCACATCAATTCCAAATCATGGGGATTGTGTGCCACACGAAAATGTTGATGATCGTCCAAATAATGCCAAGGGTGACTCAGACACAGAAACATCAGCTAAGACTCCAGAATTATCCAGTCAAGAGAAACATGAGGTGCAGAATTCTGATGTTAATGAATTGGACGCTTTGGTCACAACCAACTGTCCCCCTATTACCGAAGCAGAAATAGAAGGAGAAAACTGTTGTTACAATATGGTTGACATGGTTAATGATGACCTGTCAAAGAGGGCCCTTGATGACTTTAGGGAACCTTCAGCTCAAAATCCTTCCAGTGATTCTTGTCCCGCTTCTGTTTCAGAGGTCAATGTCTCCGAGTCCCATGGCTTTG GCAGTTTGTTAGCCTAG
- the LOC108329158 gene encoding uncharacterized protein LOC108329158 isoform X2 encodes MPPSPALRFSPGREPRADGHKRGRSLESGLLIREKDEDLTLFNEMQSREKESFLLQLTDDLEDSFSTKLKHISDVNLAISIPGRGESSELLNDGDKNDYDWLLTPPDTPLFPSLDDEPSQTSFGSRGRPQSKPISISRSSTMDKSHRSSRGSASPNRLSPSPRSGANTLQSRGRPSSVPNSSPSPSVRYATPSRRPSPPPSKPITPASKHSTYTPRRISTGSSGSVVSSGVRGTSPVKTNRGNSASPKIRAWQTNIPGFSSEVPPNLRTSLADRPASYVRGSSPASRNGRDSASKFNRQSMSPTASRSSSSFYSHDRDQLSTRSKGSIASSGDDDLDSLQSITVGSVDRLSSRRGASFSTNKNPTISKKSARIVSPSSAPKRSFDSVIRQMDRKTPQNMFRPLLYSVPSTTFYAGKANSAHRSLVSRNSSVTTSSNASSDQECSRKTSLLRVIFPETPLAVSEDPPLIAANIPKEEKSLSEANQLELPEETNVGNLRFPYSEQDAEESQTSCSELKQDHSQNNSLPNSLGEGGRQTCGNQLEINQSGVDYNKPNYEFGDKHHSSDRPNLNVGPTEGTGISLLLKRTNSNKGPVVQSRSFTATTLSYDDLSLARDSVSSFRSTTRPGSYSASSSIDLGSTRQTEFRVQRQLSARKLDVDYGYDLRIKPLSTASSFSGTSNHSRHELGLATQETGSTEYGFVEEVSQLFQEMPAFGNTMSEIIDASSIDLVAEEDEVECDDSTRLNNACSSELSSQATVVQSDDNPVTSIPNHGDCVPHENVDDRPNNAKGDSDTETSAKTPELSSQEKHEVQNSDVNELDALVTTNCPPITEAEIEGENCCYNMVDMVNDDLSKRALDDFREPSAQNPSSDSCPASVSEVNVSESHGFEGSTVTVECQGAGNTRSLTLEEATDTILFCSSIVQDLAYQAATLAMEKECSDPFEGSEPTVTFLGKFNSDRNSRSRPVSKRTSKSQKTKTKQRRVETDVKTPSGKAENDENIGESFTHNVGLSNKVDSMKPPKLESRCNCIIM; translated from the exons ATGCCACCTTCTCCAGCATTGAGATTCTCTCCTGGGAGAGAGCCAAGAGCAGACGGCCACAAGCGTGGGCGCAGTCTTGAGAGTGGATTGCTCATCCGGGAGAAGGATGAGGATCTTACTTTGTTCAATGAAATGCAATCCAGAGAGAAGGAGAGCTTTTTGCTTCAGCTGACAGATGATTTGGAGGACTCATTCT CTACAAAGTTGAAACATATTTCTGATGTCAATCTTGCAATCTCCATTCCTGGTCGAGGAGAGAGCAGCGAGTTGCTTAATGATGGTGACAAGAATGATTACGACTG GTTATTAACGCCCCCAGACACACCACTGTTTCCTTCGTTAGATGATGAGCCATCACAGACTAGTTTTGGAAGCAGAGGAAGGCCTCAGAGTAAACCGATTTCCATATCAAGATCTTCTACG ATGGATAAAAGTCACAGAAGCAGTAGGGGCAGTGCAAGTCCAAATCGCTTAAGTCCATCCCCTCGATCAGGAGCTAACACATTGCAATCAAGGGGAAGACCTTCATCAGTGCCAAATTCCAGTCCATCCCCAAGTGTGCGATATGCCACTCCATCGAGAAGACCATCTCCACCTCCAAGTAAGCCCATAACACCTGCTTCCAAGCATTCCACTTATACTCCCCGTAGGATAAGCACTGGCTCCAGTGGTTCTGTTGTCTCATCAGGAGTTAGGGGAACTTCTCCAGTGAAGACAAATCGTGGAAACTCTGCATCACCAAAGATAAGGGCTTGGCAAACCAATATTCCTGGCTTCTCTTCTGAAGTTCCTCCCAATCTTCGTACTTCATTGGCTGATCGACCAGCATCATATGTGAGGGGTTCATCTCCAGCATCCAGAAATGGTAGGGACTCTGCCTCCAAATTCAATAGGCAATCAATGTCTCCAACTGCTTCTAGGAGTAGTAGCTCTTTTTACAGTCATGATAGAGACCAATTGAGCACACGCAGCAAAGGTTCCATTGCATCATCTGGTGACGACGATCTAGACTCTCTGCAATCGATCACAGTGGGTAGTGTAGACAGATTAAGTTCAAGAAGAGGTGCTTCATTTTCAACCAACAAAAATCCTACCATCTCCAAGAAATCAGCCAGGATTGTGTCCCCAAGTTCAGCTCCTAAAAGATCTTTCGATTCAGTTATCAGGCAAATG GATAGAAAAACTCCTCAGAACATGTTCAGGCCACTTCTATACAGTGTTCCAAGTACAACCTTTTATGCTGGAAAAGCAAATTCCGCACATCGTTCCCTTGTATCTAGGAATTCATCTGTTACAACAAGCAGCAATGCAAGTTCTGATCAAG AATGCAGTAGGAAAACCTCATTGTTGCGAGTCATCTTCCCTGAGACACCTTTGGCAGTATCTGAAGACCCTCCATTGATTGCAGCCAACATTcctaaagaagaaaaatcattatCTGAAGCAAACCAATTGGAACTGCCTGAAGAGACTAACGTGGGTAACTTAAGGTTTCCCTACAGTGAGCAGGATGCTGAGGAAAGTCAAACTTCTTGCAGTGAACTAAAGCAGGATCACTCACAAAACAATTCTCTTCCAAATTCTTTGGGGGAGGGAGGCAGACAGACATGTGGCAACCAGCTAGAGATTAACCAATCAGGAGTTGATTACAATAAGCCTAATTATGAATTTGGGGATAAGCATCACTCAAGTGATCGCCCTAATTTGAATGTGGGCCCCACAGAAGGCACTGGTATTTCTCTATTGCTGAAAAGGACTAACAGCAATAAAGGGCCTGTAGTTCAGAGCAGGAGTTTTACTGCCACAACCTTATCTTACGACGATCTGTCTCTTGCTAGAGACAGTGTAAGCAGTTTTAGAAGCACAACAAGACCTGGTAGTTATTCTGCCTCATCATCAATTGATCTTGGCTCAACTAGGCAAACGGAGTTTCGTGTGCAAAGGCAGTTGAGTGCCAGGAAACTGGATGTGGACTATGGATATGACTTGAGGATCAAGCCTCTAAGCACTGCTTCATCCTTTTCTGGAACTTCAAACCATTCTCGCCATGAGTTAGGTCTTGCAACTCAAGAGACAGGCAGTACAGAATATGGCTTTGTAGAGGAGGTATCTCAACTTTTTCAAGAAATGCCAGCTTTCGGAAACACGATGTCAGAGATAATTGATGCTTCTTCCATTGATTTAGTTGCTGAGGAAGATGAAGTTGAATGTGATGACAGCACTAGATTGAATAATGCTTGCAGCTCAGAATTATCAAGTCAGGCTACTGTTGTCCAGTCTGATGACAATCCAGTCACATCAATTCCAAATCATGGGGATTGTGTGCCACACGAAAATGTTGATGATCGTCCAAATAATGCCAAGGGTGACTCAGACACAGAAACATCAGCTAAGACTCCAGAATTATCCAGTCAAGAGAAACATGAGGTGCAGAATTCTGATGTTAATGAATTGGACGCTTTGGTCACAACCAACTGTCCCCCTATTACCGAAGCAGAAATAGAAGGAGAAAACTGTTGTTACAATATGGTTGACATGGTTAATGATGACCTGTCAAAGAGGGCCCTTGATGACTTTAGGGAACCTTCAGCTCAAAATCCTTCCAGTGATTCTTGTCCCGCTTCTGTTTCAGAGGTCAATGTCTCCGAGTCCCATGGCTTTG AGGGATCAACAGTTACAGTGGAGTGTCAAGGTGCAGGCAATACTAGGAGCTTGACACTTGAAGAGGCAACAGACACAATCCTTTTTTGCAGTTCCATTGTGCAGGATCTTGCATATCAGGCTGCAACACTAGCAATGGAAAAGGAATGTTCCGACCCATTTGAGGGTTCTGAACCGACTGTGACCTTTTTGGGAAAATTCAATTCTGATAGGAATAGTCGCAGCCGCCCTGTCAGCAAGCGCACTTCAAAATCCCAGAAGACCAAGACCAAGCAGAGGAGGGTGGAAACTGATGTCAAAACCCCTTCTGGCAAGGCTGAGAATGATGAAAATATTGGCGAGTCTTTCACACACAATGTTGGACTTTCTAACAAAGTAGATAGTATGAAGCCCCCAAAGCTGGAATCAAGGTGCAATTGCATCATAATGTGA